The Streptomyces sp. NBC_01689 genome includes a window with the following:
- a CDS encoding alpha/beta hydrolase — MPVLPGAEPFRHEGGEVGVLLCHGFTGSPQSLRPWAEFLAERGLTVALPLLPGHGTRWEDMQLTGWQDWYAEVDRELRALRERCTRVFVLGLSLGGALALRLAAKHGDEVSGIVVVNPANRVHGAAAYALPLLRHFVPTVGGIASDIAKEGVTELGYDRVPLRAAHSMRNFYRIVDGELPQVTQPLLLLRSPQDHVVPPVDSARVLGRVSSTDVTEVLLEHSYHVATLDHDADRVFEESYAFIGRLAPGVGERSDAVQAGQQEGTATGG, encoded by the coding sequence GTGCCGGTCCTCCCTGGAGCCGAGCCGTTCCGCCACGAGGGCGGAGAGGTCGGCGTCCTCCTCTGCCACGGTTTCACTGGGTCGCCCCAGTCGCTGCGCCCCTGGGCCGAGTTCCTCGCCGAGCGCGGGCTGACCGTCGCGCTCCCGCTGCTGCCCGGGCACGGCACGCGCTGGGAGGACATGCAGCTCACCGGCTGGCAGGACTGGTACGCGGAGGTCGACCGCGAGCTGCGCGCCCTCCGGGAGCGCTGCACCCGGGTGTTCGTCCTCGGACTCTCCCTGGGCGGCGCGCTGGCCCTGCGGCTGGCGGCGAAGCACGGGGACGAGGTGAGCGGCATCGTCGTGGTCAACCCGGCGAACAGGGTGCACGGGGCCGCCGCGTACGCCCTTCCCCTGCTCCGTCACTTCGTACCGACCGTGGGCGGTATCGCGAGCGACATCGCCAAGGAGGGGGTCACGGAACTGGGCTACGACCGGGTCCCCCTGCGGGCAGCGCACTCCATGCGGAACTTCTACCGGATCGTCGACGGGGAGCTGCCCCAGGTGACCCAGCCGCTCCTGCTGCTGCGCAGCCCGCAGGACCATGTGGTGCCGCCGGTGGACTCGGCGCGCGTCCTCGGCCGGGTGTCGTCCACGGATGTGACGGAGGTCCTCCTGGAACACAGCTACCACGTGGCGACGTTGGACCATGACGCGGACCGGGTCTTCGAGGAGAGCTACGCGTTCATCGGCCGGCTCGCGCCCGGCGTCGGCGAGCGGTCCGACGCGGTACAGGCGGGTCAGCAGGAAGGGACGGCCACCGGTGGCTGA